One window from the genome of Candidatus Synechococcus calcipolaris G9 encodes:
- a CDS encoding valine--pyruvate transaminase, whose translation MNPALSPIGLQMSSLTGVRAIMKDIIETLRSNRGQDLINLSAGNPLIVPEVEQLWRDCTQELMASPEFGQVVCRYGTSQGYEPLIEAIVEDFNRRYDLNLTERNVLITPGSQSIYFFAANAFAGPLGNGESKKVVLPLSPEYTGYGGVSLSPETVVAYRPRLDIAETQHYFKYRPDFRQLQIDGTTGCVIFSRPCNPTGNVLSDGEVRQIADLAIPYGVPVLVDAAYGPPFPSLNFTELVPVFGGNIVHCLSLSKAGLPGERVGIAIGDSGILSVLEAFQTNACIHSSRFGQAIAALAIANGALADVSLNVIRPFYQKKFTVLETTLNQFLPDHLPWFLHRGEGAIFAWLWLRDLPISDWDLYQELKQAGVIVVPGSSFFPGLQEEWQHKHECLRISLTASDEEIALGMERLAQTVTAVYR comes from the coding sequence ATGAATCCTGCCCTCTCCCCCATTGGTCTGCAAATGTCGTCTCTGACAGGGGTACGGGCGATTATGAAAGATATTATCGAAACCCTGCGATCCAATCGGGGTCAGGATCTGATTAATCTCAGTGCTGGTAATCCCCTGATTGTCCCAGAGGTGGAACAGTTATGGCGGGATTGTACCCAGGAACTCATGGCCAGTCCCGAATTTGGCCAAGTGGTCTGTCGCTATGGTACAAGCCAAGGCTATGAACCCCTCATTGAGGCGATCGTCGAAGATTTTAATCGTCGCTATGACCTGAATCTGACGGAACGAAATGTCTTGATTACCCCTGGGAGTCAGTCCATCTATTTCTTTGCCGCCAATGCCTTTGCGGGCCCCCTCGGCAATGGGGAATCCAAAAAAGTCGTTTTACCCCTTAGCCCTGAATATACGGGGTATGGCGGCGTTAGTTTAAGCCCGGAAACCGTGGTTGCCTACCGGCCGCGCCTAGATATTGCCGAGACCCAGCATTACTTTAAGTACCGTCCCGATTTTCGGCAACTCCAGATTGATGGTACGACGGGCTGTGTTATTTTTTCCCGCCCCTGTAACCCCACAGGTAATGTCCTCAGTGATGGGGAAGTGCGCCAGATTGCAGATTTAGCCATTCCCTACGGTGTCCCTGTTTTGGTGGATGCCGCCTACGGCCCTCCCTTTCCCAGTTTGAATTTTACGGAACTCGTACCAGTCTTTGGCGGTAATATTGTCCATTGTTTAAGTCTATCCAAGGCCGGCCTGCCTGGGGAGCGGGTGGGTATTGCCATTGGCGATAGTGGCATTTTAAGTGTCCTAGAGGCCTTTCAAACCAATGCCTGTATCCATTCATCCCGTTTTGGCCAGGCGATCGCCGCCCTTGCCATTGCCAATGGGGCCCTGGCAGATGTGTCCCTAAATGTGATTCGACCGTTTTACCAGAAAAAATTCACGGTCTTAGAAACCACCCTCAATCAGTTTTTACCCGATCACCTCCCTTGGTTTTTACATCGGGGCGAAGGGGCAATTTTTGCCTGGTTATGGCTACGGGATTTGCCCATTTCTGACTGGGATCTCTATCAAGAGTTGAAACAAGCGGGTGTGATTGTTGTTCCCGGTAGTTCCTTTTTCCCCGGACTCCAGGAAGAATGGCAGCATAAACACGAGTGCCTACGGATTAGCCTCACCGCCAGTGATGAAGAAATTGCCCTGGGCATGGAACGCCTCGCCCAAACGGTCACAGCCGTCTATCGGTGA
- a CDS encoding restriction endonuclease, with the protein MKRSASSVPTFDSMLIPTIQALQVLGGSGTTEEIYDKVAQILNLPDKVLEIPHGSTSQSEVEYRLAWSRTYLKKYGLLQNSARGVWSLVSTSLNPDDLDAKEIVKAVRDTEKGKVVSSDPITETVESIETLEELAWHQQLHKMLLTLEPSAFERLAQRLLRESGFIQVQVTGKSGDGGIDGVGIARINGFLSFHVLFQCKRYQGSVTAGQIRDFRGAMQGRTDKGLLITTGTFTRDAIKEATRDGAPPIDLIDGEQLVQRLKELGLGVKITVIESVEVDTDWFAKI; encoded by the coding sequence ATGAAGCGATCTGCCTCCTCAGTCCCAACATTTGATTCAATGCTCATACCCACAATTCAGGCTCTGCAAGTCCTTGGTGGGTCTGGGACGACTGAGGAGATTTACGACAAAGTAGCACAAATTCTTAATTTGCCGGATAAGGTGCTTGAAATTCCCCATGGTAGTACCTCCCAAAGTGAAGTTGAGTACCGTCTTGCCTGGAGCCGTACCTATTTGAAGAAGTATGGGCTTTTGCAAAATTCAGCACGTGGCGTATGGTCGTTAGTATCAACCTCACTTAATCCTGACGACCTGGATGCCAAAGAAATTGTTAAAGCTGTTCGAGATACAGAGAAGGGCAAGGTTGTTTCTTCAGACCCAATAACTGAAACTGTTGAATCCATCGAAACCTTGGAAGAGTTAGCATGGCATCAACAGTTGCACAAAATGCTATTAACTCTTGAGCCATCAGCGTTTGAGCGTTTGGCACAACGTCTACTGCGTGAGTCCGGATTTATTCAAGTTCAAGTTACAGGGAAATCTGGTGACGGTGGAATTGATGGAGTTGGCATTGCTCGGATTAATGGCTTCCTAAGCTTTCACGTTCTTTTTCAATGTAAGCGTTATCAAGGTTCAGTAACGGCAGGTCAAATTCGAGATTTTCGTGGAGCCATGCAAGGGCGAACTGACAAAGGGTTGTTGATCACGACTGGCACATTCACCAGAGATGCGATCAAGGAGGCAACACGCGATGGGGCACCACCGATTGATCTGATCGATGGAGAACAGTTAGTTCAACGCTTGAAAGAATTGGGGCTTGGTGTCAAGATCACAGTAATTGAGTCAGTGGAAGTCGATACAGATTGGTTTGCAAAAATTTAA
- a CDS encoding heme o synthase — protein MQETTWTSADQRGFLSLLNDYYQLTKPRLILLFLITTAASMELASQGEVNPWLFLVTLVSGALAAGSANTINCLYDRDIDGIMERTRHRPLPSGRVQPWEALVFAIALAMTSFLLLTIFANLLSGLLAMAGIAVYVGVYTHWLKRSSSKNIVIGGAAGAIPPLVGWAAVTGELAWPAWVLFAIIFIWTPPHFWPLAMLIQDDYARVNVPMLPVVDGDGVTAKQIFIYTLALVPTTLLLVYPFGVSGFLYGAIALVLGGMFIYRAWELMQAPSDKDEARSLFKFSILYMMLLCAAMAIDSLPFTQECLTSLTTAIAAMGTR, from the coding sequence ATGCAAGAAACAACTTGGACATCGGCGGATCAACGTGGCTTTCTTTCCCTGCTCAATGATTACTATCAACTCACGAAACCGCGCCTGATCCTTTTGTTTTTGATTACCACCGCAGCCTCCATGGAACTGGCCAGTCAGGGCGAAGTGAATCCTTGGTTATTTCTCGTTACCCTGGTCAGTGGTGCCCTAGCTGCCGGCTCTGCGAATACGATTAACTGCCTCTATGACAGAGATATTGATGGGATCATGGAGCGAACTCGCCACCGCCCCCTTCCCTCGGGCCGGGTTCAACCCTGGGAGGCATTGGTCTTTGCCATTGCCCTGGCGATGACATCTTTCCTGTTACTCACCATTTTTGCCAATCTGCTGAGTGGTCTTTTGGCCATGGCGGGGATTGCGGTATACGTGGGGGTCTATACCCATTGGCTGAAGCGATCTTCCTCCAAAAATATTGTCATTGGTGGCGCAGCGGGGGCGATTCCTCCCTTGGTGGGATGGGCGGCGGTCACTGGAGAATTAGCTTGGCCCGCCTGGGTTTTGTTTGCCATTATTTTTATTTGGACTCCGCCTCATTTTTGGCCCCTGGCGATGCTGATTCAGGATGACTATGCCCGGGTGAATGTGCCGATGTTGCCCGTAGTGGATGGGGATGGGGTGACGGCTAAGCAGATTTTTATCTATACCCTGGCCCTAGTGCCCACAACCCTGCTATTGGTCTATCCCTTTGGTGTATCGGGTTTCCTCTATGGGGCGATCGCTCTGGTTTTGGGCGGGATGTTTATCTATCGGGCCTGGGAATTAATGCAGGCCCCCAGTGATAAAGATGAAGCGCGATCGTTGTTTAAGTTTTCCATTTTATACATGATGCTGCTGTGCGCGGCCATGGCGATCGATAGCTTGCCCTTTACCCAGGAATGCTTAACCTCTCTGACGACGGCGATCGCCGCCATGGGAACCCGTTAG
- a CDS encoding COX15/CtaA family protein, with the protein MLSRFTLSNPQPEEPTENKPSGSAQVWIFRWVVLMTVLTLFLMAVGSATRVMEAGLACPDWPLCFGELIPQRQMNLQVFLEWFHRLVATSLGLFTIGLTAAAWWWRKALPQGFTWVASFALVLVIAQGILGGLTVTELLRFEIVTAHLGTGLLFFCVLIKMAVFLSPYQGTGTAGNLTAWGLVAGLLIYGQSILGGLVSSQWALHQCLYGDRLCSIMNSHLIGVVPATLSVIAVLVVAWRRAALHPLLRRLTQAICLALVLQLLLGSATYQLKLQVPALTVAHQMIGATLLGLLVAFTTLAWRDNHSELTSA; encoded by the coding sequence GTGTTAAGCCGGTTCACACTTTCCAATCCACAACCCGAAGAACCCACGGAAAATAAACCATCGGGGTCGGCCCAGGTCTGGATCTTTCGCTGGGTCGTTCTCATGACTGTACTCACCCTATTTTTGATGGCGGTGGGGAGTGCGACTCGCGTGATGGAAGCGGGGTTGGCCTGCCCTGACTGGCCCCTGTGTTTTGGTGAACTGATTCCCCAACGGCAGATGAATCTGCAAGTCTTTTTAGAGTGGTTTCATCGCCTGGTGGCCACCTCCCTGGGCCTGTTCACCATCGGCCTAACCGCCGCAGCCTGGTGGTGGCGTAAAGCCTTACCCCAGGGATTTACCTGGGTGGCATCCTTTGCCCTTGTCTTAGTCATTGCCCAAGGAATTTTAGGGGGCTTGACGGTGACGGAACTGCTACGGTTTGAAATTGTTACGGCTCACCTGGGTACCGGCCTGCTTTTTTTCTGTGTGTTGATCAAGATGGCTGTATTTTTATCCCCCTATCAGGGAACCGGTACAGCCGGAAACTTAACGGCCTGGGGTCTGGTAGCCGGGTTACTCATCTATGGTCAAAGCATTTTAGGTGGTTTAGTCTCATCCCAGTGGGCGTTGCATCAGTGCCTCTACGGCGATCGCCTCTGTAGCATCATGAATAGTCACCTCATTGGGGTTGTGCCGGCAACCTTGAGTGTTATCGCTGTCCTTGTGGTAGCCTGGCGACGGGCAGCCCTGCATCCTCTTTTGCGGCGGTTAACCCAAGCTATTTGCCTGGCTTTGGTGTTACAACTACTCTTGGGTAGTGCAACCTACCAACTTAAATTACAAGTCCCGGCCCTCACGGTTGCCCATCAAATGATTGGGGCAACGCTCCTTGGCTTGCTTGTCGCCTTTACAACCTTGGCCTGGCGTGATAATCACTCTGAACTGACCTCAGCTTAA
- a CDS encoding HNH endonuclease, which yields MPISDELKQAIRERAKYVCEYCHSPERLSANRFTFDHVIPKSLGGSDELDNLALACRRCNERRYNFVAGIDPDTQEIVPIFNPRKQKWGQHFVWLNQGVVIEGTSPIGRATCLRLDLNDSRYPENDSIRSTRRFWIQTKLHPPGDDPCQA from the coding sequence ATGCCAATCAGTGATGAACTCAAGCAAGCCATTCGAGAGCGAGCTAAATATGTGTGCGAGTATTGTCATTCACCAGAGCGGTTGAGCGCCAATCGATTTACCTTTGATCATGTCATTCCAAAATCTTTGGGTGGTTCTGATGAACTTGATAATCTTGCACTTGCCTGTCGTCGCTGCAACGAGAGGCGATACAACTTTGTAGCTGGTATTGATCCAGATACTCAAGAGATTGTTCCTATTTTCAACCCGCGTAAACAGAAGTGGGGACAACATTTTGTTTGGCTAAATCAAGGTGTTGTTATAGAAGGAACTTCACCAATTGGTCGCGCAACTTGCCTGCGTCTTGATTTGAATGATTCCCGTTATCCTGAGAACGATTCTATTCGATCAACAAGACGGTTTTGGATACAAACTAAATTGCACCCTCCAGGAGATGATCCGTGCCAAGCCTAG